The Thunnus thynnus chromosome 19, fThuThy2.1, whole genome shotgun sequence genome contains the following window.
TATTTGAAATAACAGTCACTATTTGTAAGCCTGTAGCTTTTTACGTCATTTTTGTAATTGTTATGAAAGCGGACCCACGCCAGGTGGCAGTGTCACACCTGGCGGCTCCAGTGCGCTGACCGTGGTGCTGAAAACAGCAACCGTTGAGGCAAAACTGGCACCAAGACGCCTCAATACTTTTTTAATATGAAGTTAACTGTAAATTCATTGAGGTCATTCATTCTTGGATAAAAAACGTAATTTATCATATAAACATAACTGTTAACagcatatttttaaattgcGCTCATTTCCAAAACTCGCTCTACataatgtgcaaaaaatgttcaaattagcTACTGTGAACTTTTTTTCACTGTTCTtgatgttattattactattagtTGTGGTAGTATGTTAAAACATAAAAGTGTGCAGTTTGTAAATCACTTTTTACAGTGCCGTTTCATCTAGACCTATTCTTCACAATATTCTGTCAATAGCTAGACTGCAGATGACTTCAAAATGATTCTCAGGAAAGGAGAGGACATTTCCTAATGCTGCATTAGAAtcaataaaattacatttaaaaagcaatcAGCAATTGAATTATTGACATGCAGCCTGGGgagtaaataaattaaagagaACCTTGCAAGTTTTCGAAGTTTATCTAATAACTTCAACATCTTCAGTGTCTGAGCTACAGACTGATGAGGGACACAAACAGACTCCCTTACATCCTCTCAGACAAGTGACGCATTTATCATCACTGGTATAAAGACGCAGCATCATTCTCAGTCAGCAGCCGACACTCGCAGTTCAGACCCTCTCTGCTGCACTAAACAGTTCAGCAGTCCACAATGCGCTCTTCGAGGTGCGACGGTGTGGTGCGCACCGGGCTCTCCACTAAGTAGCCGAAACTCTCCAAACCACTCGAGTTTACTAACAATGGAGGACGCAAACAACACGACAGCCTGGTTTCAGTTTCACAATTCTTCCAACGAAACCTCCAAACCTGAAGACGAGGAGGTGAAGCTGAGTTATCAAGTGGTCACATCCTTCCTGCTTGGCGCGCTCATCCTGTGCGCAATATTTGGGAACGCGTGCGTGGTTGCAGCCATCGCCTTGGAGCGGTCTCTGCAGAATGTGGCCAACTACCTGATCGGTTCTCTGGCTGTCACCGACCTGATGGTGTCGGTGCTGGTGCTGCCCATGGCGGCGCTTTACCAGGTCTTAAACGGGTGGACTCTCGGGCAGGTTCCGTGCGACATCTTCATCTCTCTGGATGTGTTATGCTGCACGTCGTCCATCCTGCACCTGTGCGCCATAGCTCTGGACAGATACTGGGCGATAACCGAGCCCATAGACTACATGAAGAAGAGGACGCCGCGGAGGGCAGCGGTCCTCATCAGTGTCACTTGGCTCGTCGGGTTCTCCATCTCAGTGCCACCTATGCTGATCATGCGCTCCCAGCCCAGCAGCATGGCAGAGGACAGGGCAAACCCTAAGCAGTGTAAGATCAGGCAAGACCCCTGGTACACAATATACTCCACATTCGGAGCTTTTTACATCCCGCTGACACTGATGCTGGTTTTATACGGGCGGATATTCAAAGCTGCAAGATTTCGGATCAGGAGGACTGTgcgtaaaacagagaaaaagaaagtgtcCGACTCTTGCTTGGCGTTATCTCCCGCCCTGTTCCACAAAAAGTCGCCCGGAGACGCGCAGGGCAAGAGCTGGAAACGGAGCGTGGAGCCCCGGCCGCTGCCGAGTGTCAACGGCGCGGTGAAACACGCGGAGGACGGCGAGTCTCTGGAGATCATCGAAGTTCACAGTAACTCCAAAGGCAACCTGCCCCTGCCCAACACCCCGAGCTCCGTGCCGCTGTTCGAGAGCAGACACGAGAAGGCGACCGAGGCCAAGAGGAAGATCGCGCTGGCACGGGAGCGCAAAACGGTGAAAACTCTGGGCATCATCATGGGCACCTTCATCCTCTGCTGGCTGCCTTTCTTCATCGTCGCCCTGGTCATGCCTTTTTGCCAGGAATCGTGCTACATGCCCATTTGGCTGGAACATGTCATAATCTGGCTGGGCTACTCCAACTCATTGCTCAACCCCATTATTTATGCCTACTTCAACAAAGACTTTCAGAGCgcttttaagaaaataatcaagtgTCATTTCTGCAGACCGTGATGGTTTCAGTCATAGATTCACCGGATCATAGAAGTTTGATCCGAAGACATCCAGTGAAAAGAGGAGCAGCCCGAAAAGCCATCAGCCTATAAAAACGGCAGACTGAGATTGTCCTGAATAAAGAATGACGCTAAAACTGAAGAGAGGGCTCATCATGGCTTTCGTTGATCATCACCGTCGTTAACAGTATTGAAATATTCCCAGTGTCTGTAGCCTATGCATAGATAAAGCTGTAATCGTTTGATTGAAGCTCCATTGTTCCTCATCATGTTCTGTAACGTTCAATAAAGAAAtactttttaataatttatctgAAGTCATAATTTTACAACTTGGGTGCAAAtttcaattcattcattcaattcaCATCCAGCATCTGCAAACTGAATGAATTCTGAAATAAGCTGTAAAATAAGGCGAAAGTAAAAGTGCGTTTCATGTGACTAACTTGGACATATTTTAGGACGTTCTATAGATTAGTTCATAGAAAATTATCTGAAAGGAAATTTTTaaaatcgattaattgtttaagtaatttaagaagctggaaggttccagcttcataaatgtgaggttttgtgcttttatatttttataaattgaatatctttggattttggacttttgTTTAGACAAACTTGAAGACTGTCACtacttttcattattttccaacACTTTTTAGACTATtcactgaaaaaataataagtGATTCATAGATAATGatcagtcatcatcatcataatcgtCGGTTACAGCCCTAACATACTCGAAATAATATCATATTTCACTCACATCTTCAAATACTTTAATATATGTGGCAATtagataaatagaaaataaggaTCCAAATGAGCAACACTCAGTAGGCACATTTACAGCATTTATCTAGAGCTCTTATCCAGGGCACCATTCCATATTCCATTAAAAGACTGAAATGGGTCTGTTTAGCATATGCACtgaaagatggaaaaaacaaaaaacaaaa
Protein-coding sequences here:
- the htr1ab gene encoding 5-hydroxytryptamine (serotonin) receptor 1A b, encoding MEDANNTTAWFQFHNSSNETSKPEDEEVKLSYQVVTSFLLGALILCAIFGNACVVAAIALERSLQNVANYLIGSLAVTDLMVSVLVLPMAALYQVLNGWTLGQVPCDIFISLDVLCCTSSILHLCAIALDRYWAITEPIDYMKKRTPRRAAVLISVTWLVGFSISVPPMLIMRSQPSSMAEDRANPKQCKIRQDPWYTIYSTFGAFYIPLTLMLVLYGRIFKAARFRIRRTVRKTEKKKVSDSCLALSPALFHKKSPGDAQGKSWKRSVEPRPLPSVNGAVKHAEDGESLEIIEVHSNSKGNLPLPNTPSSVPLFESRHEKATEAKRKIALARERKTVKTLGIIMGTFILCWLPFFIVALVMPFCQESCYMPIWLEHVIIWLGYSNSLLNPIIYAYFNKDFQSAFKKIIKCHFCRP